The following are encoded together in the Lactuca sativa cultivar Salinas chromosome 1, Lsat_Salinas_v11, whole genome shotgun sequence genome:
- the LOC111919865 gene encoding protein TONSOKU, with translation MKKEDAQLSTAKRAYRNASEEGNRQEEARWANVIGDIFKNRGEYVEALRWFRLDYEVSIKYLPEKQLLPTCQALGEVYLRLQHFKDALIYQKKHLELAKDSNDVIEQQRATTQLGRTYYEMFLKSDNDHTSLRNAKKYFISAMKLAQTLKENPQSNKYTFLKEYIDAHNNIGMVEMDLDNLEEAEKILTKGLQICDEEEVVENDDGRTRLHHNLGNVYMELRKWDKARKHIEKDIVICKNIGHCQGEAKGYINLGELHYRVQKYEEATLCYQKAMKLAKSMDDEHALANQVDQNIEIVKEATKVMEDLKTEEQNLKKLTRNMVLARGTSGERKCLLQQNASLDCLIEKSSIIFAWKKHCEFAKKKKKVANELCDKEKLGDSYLVIGESYQKLRNFNKAQKWYSKSWETYKSIGNMEGQALAKINLGDVLDSVGKWANALDAFSEGYSIALQANLISVQLSALENMHYSYMIRFDNAEEARRLQLQIDELKNSNNDLEPLNIPKDCCSETDTEGDDDISLMKSDSDMNYSPKLNTSKSYGVEDLSDDEVPLVSFLRSSQHQSKSKGSKVTKHSASTKSLEASPRKSTCSQTLNRKRGRLVLSDDEDENKEVGCPQRRIHEYPEEHVATSNEFKSGQDLSSHHVHEYQDMSPVASKCAISVNLEESTSSHKGKSSKVATQTFRCSKGNESFNDSHFGVNGVRCDSGVSENICQKNGPSGPFFDACDDHNCKHMIFKVEDDFVHIESSSCKLSIENMKVEVACLYFLKLIKENRSKGLLPMIKHLKCGGEVLESLDSLNIPKDYMSGKCWIEASIDRWVPKRLVKLYVDCCSDLSEPPNLKLLKKLYNLEVSEDEIVVSDCELQDISAAPLLNALNSHKTIALLNLSHNLLGNESMEKLKQVFMSSSQKYGGLVLDLHCNRFGPTALFQICECPVLLSRLEVLNISGNRLTDGCASYLSTILQNCKALYSLNIQQCSITSRTIQKVTDSLDSSLILSELFIGYNTSISGNAIVNLLDKLSTLNSFSQLNLNGIKLNKNAVDSLCKLVKTSGLSDLMIGDTSIGSERAIELMDSWNNENRELIKLDLSCCLLTSDYVIKLQTNPSWINGVLELNLAHNPLMQEGATALASVLKNPNCCLKVVNLTKCQLGLVGILTILQALSHNTSSIEELNLSENALQDPDSTVKPDHEKVNKSQHELFSVNADFTDLEVADSEDESDEPKVKVKVNTSSSRSMPSSHDGSCVSLCENDLLKSKSKSKSMFVQALWYAVSMAKGVRVLDLSGNGLEEAGDTLYGGWSTDSRGGLTKKHVEGSILHFSVDPYQCCNNETCCKRF, from the exons ATGAAGAAAGAAGACGCTCAGCTGAGCACAGCGAAGCGAGCATACAGGAACGCATCCGAAGAAGGGAATCGGCAGGAAGAGGCAAGATGGGCAAATGTAATCGGAGATATTTTCAAGAACAGAGGAGAGTACGTCGAGGCTTTGCGTTGGTTTCGACTCGATTACGAGGTTTCAATCAAGTATCTGCCGGAGAAACAGTTGCTCCCCACATGTCAAGCTCTTGGTGAAGTCTATCTTCGTCTTCAGCATTTCAAAGATGCCCTAATTTACCAG AAAAAACATTTGGAGCTTGCAAAGGATTCGAATGACGTGATTGAGCAACAACGAGCAACCACCCAACTTGGTCGAACATACTATGAAATGTTCTTAAAATCTGATAATGATCATACCTCTCTCCGAAATGCCAAAAAGTATTTCATTTCTGCCATGAAACttgctcaaactctcaaggaGAATCCACAATCCAACAAGTATACCTTTCTAAAAGAATACATTGATGCCCACAATAACATAGGAATGGTTGAAATGGATCTTGATAACTTGGAAGAAGCAGAAAAGATTCTCACAAAGGGATTACAGATTTGTGATGAAGAAGAGGTGGTTGAGAATGATGATGGACGCACAAGGCTCCATCACAACCTTGGTAATGTTTACATGGAATTGAGGAAATGGGACAAAGCTAGAAAGCACATTGAGAAGGATATTGTGATTTGTAAGAATATTGGTCATTGTCAAGGGGAAGCAAAGGGATATATAAACCTTGGTGAATTACATTACAGGGTACAGAAATATGAAGAAGCAACTCTTTGTTATCAAAAGGCAATGAAGTTAGCAAAATCTATGGATGATGAACATGCTTTGGCTAATCAAGTTGACCAGAATATAGAAATAGTAAAAGAAGCAACGAAGGTAATGGAGGATTTAAAGACTGAAGAACAGAATCTCAAGAAGTTGACAAGAAACATGGTGTTAGCTAGAGGTACATCAGGTGAAAGGAAGTGCCTGTTACAacaaaatgcatctcttgattgCCTTATTGAGAAATCAAGCATAATTTTTGCATGGAAGAAG CATTGTGAGTTTgccaaaaagaagaaaaaagtaGCAAATGAACTTTGTGACAAAGAAAAGTTAGGTGATTCCTATCTAGTTATTGGAGAGTCTTATCAAAAGCTGAGGAACTTTAATAAAGCCCAAAAATGGTACTCTAAAAGTTGGGAAACATACAAGTCAATTGGCAACATGGAG GGACAAGCATTAGCAAAGATCAATCTTGGTGATGTTTTGGACTCAGTTGGAAAATGGGCAAATGCTTTGGATGCATTCAGTGAAGGATACAG CATTGCTCTTCAAGCTAACCTAATTTCTGTCCAGCTGTCTGCACTTGAGAACATGCATTATAGTTACATGATCAGATTTGATAATGCTGAAGAGGCCAG GAGGCTGCAGTTACAAATAGACGAATTAAAGAACTCAAACAATGATCTTGAGCCATTAAACATTCCAAAAGACTGTTGCTCTGAGACTGATACAGAAGGAGATGATGATATATCATTAATGAAGTCTGATTCTGATATGAACTATTCACcaaaattaaacacatcaaaatcatatgGAGTTGAGGATTTATCAGATGATGAGGTCCCTTTGGTCTCTTTTCTTCGTTCAAGTCAACATCAATCTAAATCAAAAGGTTCCAAAGTAACAAAACATTCTGCTTCTACCAAATCACTAGAAGCCTCACCAAGAAAGTCAACATGTAGTCAAACATTGAATCGAAAACGGGGTCGATTAGTTCTttctgatgatgaagatgaaaatAAGGAAGTGGGGTGTCCCCAAAGAAGAATACATGAGTATCCAGAAGAACATGTTGCCACTTCTAATGAAT TCAAAAGTGGACAGGATCTAAGTAGTCATCATGTTCATGAATATCAG GATATGTCACCAGTTGCTTCAAAGTGTGCAATCAGTGTAAATCTTGAAGAAAGCACTTCTTCCCATAAAGGAAAAAGTTCAAAAGTAGCTACACAAACTTTCAGATGCTCAAAGGGAAATGAATCTTTCAATGATTCCCATTTTGGTGTTAATGGTGTCAGATGTGATTCTGGAGTTTCTGAAAATATCTGCCAAAAAAATGGTCCTTCTGGCCCATTTTTTGATGCTTGTGATGATCATAATTGT aAACATATGATATTCAAAGTTGAGGATGATTTTGTGCACATAGAATCAAGCTCATGTAAACTAAGCATTGAAAATATGAAGGTTGAAGTCGCATGTTTATactttttaaaactcataaaggaGAATAGGTCTAAAG GACTTTTGCCAATGATTAAACATCTCAAATGTGGGGGAGAAGTTTTAGAATCTTTGGATTCATTGAATATTCCAAAGGATTACATGTCTGGAAAATGCTGGATTGAAGCCTCTATTGATC GTTGGGTACCTAAGCGCTTGGTCAAACTTTATGTTGACTGTTGTAGTGATCTATCTGAACCTCCAAATCTGAAATTACTTAAGAAGCTGTATAATTTAGAG GTATCAGAGGATGAGATTGTTGTCTCTGATTGTGAATTGCAAGATATATCAGCAGCTCCATTGTTAAATGCCTTAAATTCACATAAGACAATTGCACTGCTAAATCTTTCCCACAATTTGTTAG gaAATGAAAGTATGGAGAAACTAAAACAAGTATTTATGTCATCAAGTCAAAAGTATGGTGGTTTGGTTTTGGATTTACACTGCAATCGCTTTGGTCCAACTGCCCTATTCCAG ATTTGTGAATGCCCTGTGCTATTGTCACGCTTGGAAGTGCTTAATATATCTGGGAATCGATTAACAGATGGATGTGCTTCTTACCTTTCTACAATCTTACAAAATTGCAAAG CTCTTTACAGCTTAAATATACAGCAATGTTCTATAACATCAAGAACAATTCAAAAAGTTACTGATTCCCTTGATTCCAGTTTGATTCTCTCAGAATTATTCATAG GCTACAACACCTCCATATCTGGAAATGCCATAGTAAATCTGTTGGACAAACTTTCCACTCTTAATAG TTTCTCTCAGCTAAATTTAAATGGCATAAAGCTAAACAAGAACGCAGTTGATAGCCTTTGTAAGCTTGTTAAAACATCAGGCTTGTCTGATTTGATGATTGGAGATACAAGTATTGGATCT GAGAGAGCTATAGAATTGATGGATTCATGGAATAACGAGAATCGAGAATTAATAAAGCTTGATTTATCATGTTGTTTGCTGACATCAGATTACGTCATCAAACTCCAAACTAATCCTTCTTGGATCAATGGTGTTCTTGAGTTAAATCTCGCACATAATCCTCTCATGCAAGAG GGTGCAACTGCTTTAGCATCAGTACTCAAGAACCCGAATTGTTGCTTAAAAGTAGTTAATTTAACCAAATGTCAACTCGGCCTTGTTGGCATACTCactattcttcaagctttatccCACAACACATCCTCCATAGAGGAACTCAACTTATCCGAAAACGCCTTACAAGATCCCGATTCCACGGTCAAACCGGACCAcgaaaaagtcaacaaaagtcaacacgaGCTCTTCTCGGTCAACGCCGATTTCACCGATCTCGAAGTCGCAGATAGCGAAGACGAATCAGACGAaccgaaagtcaaagtcaaagtcaacacgaGTTCCTCACGGTCAATGCCGTCGAGTCATGATGGGAGTTGCGTGAGTTTGTGTGAAAATGATCTgttgaagtcaaagtcaaagtcaaagtcaatgtttGTTCAAGCGCTTTGGTATGCGGTTTCAATGGCGAAAGGGGTTCGGGTGCTTGATCTAAGTGGGAATGGGTTGGAGGAGGCGGGAGATACGTTGTATGGTGGTTGGTCAACGGATTCGAGGGGTGGTTTGACCAAAAAGCATGTTGAGGGGAGTATACTTCATTTTTCGGTTGATCCGTATCAATGTTGCAACAATGAAACATGTTGCAAAAGGTTTTGA